One genomic window of Coffea eugenioides isolate CCC68of chromosome 1, Ceug_1.0, whole genome shotgun sequence includes the following:
- the LOC113781735 gene encoding scarecrow-like protein 14: protein MQRNCLMEFKYNCQSISASLEKNLAFECGMGSTCNFDVAGHSPSIGSSFPVNAAAQPEGDSSLPVDHFDGVFKYLNQMLMEEDLEQRPCMYQDLLALQAAEKSFHDALTGADFNVVANKEEKKRDDFDNGSRRRRNHDREDSEHGEGRSSKLFASHNEAGMPENEAAEEMYDKALLCPKRNPGFYDDSSTCDSDDPTPESKGWNYQKVGIKPESKRGRPRAGEKKIYIRELVDLSSLLTQSAQAVADYDNKTAQELLNRIREHSSPCGDATGRLAHYFANALEARISGMGTTLYTSFTSRKVSAGDILKAYQAYILACPFKRMSNIFADKSIGRLTKGARCIHIIDFGIAYGFQWPCLIQGLSLRPGGPPKLRITGIDLPQPGFQPTERVEETGRRLAYYCKKFNVPFEYHAIAKRWETIQLEDLKIGKGETIVVNCLYRLRHIPDETAEGSTARDDVLNLIKKINPDFFVHGVTNGTYNVPFFVTRFREALHHFSSLFDMLEKTVPQSDQDRMLFEKEVLGRDSMNVIACEGSQRIERPETYKQWHVRNQRAGFSQLPLNQDIVREVRAKVKLQYHKDFLVDEDGHWILQGWKGRVFYALSCWKPIQD, encoded by the exons ATGCAAAGGAATTGTCTGATGGAATTTAAGTATAATTGTCAGTCAATTTCAGCCTCTTTGGAGAAAAATCTTGCTTTCGAATGTGGAATGGGTAGTACATGCAATTTTGATGTTGCTGGCCACAGCCCTTCAATTGGATCAAGTTTTCCTGTTAATGCAGCAGCTCAGCCTGAAGGGGACAGTTCATTGCCAGTTGACCACTTTGATGGGGTATTCAAGTACCTGAATCAAATGCTGATGGAGGAAGATTTGGAGCAGAGGCCTTGCATGTATCAAGATCTTTTGGCTTTACAAGCTGCTGAGAAATCCTTCCATGATGCCCTTACAG GAGCGGATTTCAATGTGGTGGCTaacaaagaagagaaaaagagggACGATTTTGATAATGGTTCAAGGAGAAGGAGAAATCATGACAGAGAAGATAGTGAACATGGAGAAGGGAGGAGCAGCAAGCTATTTGCAAGTCATAATGAGGCAGGAATGCCTGAAAATGAAGCAGCTGAGGAGATGTATGATAAGGCGCTACTTTGCCCTAAGAGGAATCCTGGTTTTTATGATGATTCTTCAACTTGTGACTCTGATGATCCAACACCAGAAAGTAAAGGGTGGAACTATCAGAAGGTTGGGATAAAGCCAGAGTCGAAACGAGGGAGGCCGAGAGCTGGTGAGAAGAAAATTTATATAAGGGAACTAGTTGATTTAAGTAGCCTCCTAACTCAGTCTGCACAAGCTGTAGCAGATTATGATAACAAGACCGCCCAAGAATTGCTCAACCGGATTAGGGAGCATTCATCTCCTTGTGGTGATGCTACTGGAAGATTGGCACATTACTTTGCTAATGCCCTTGAGGCACGTATATCTGGTATGGGAACAACATTATATACATCCTTCACTAGTAGGAAAGTGTCTGCTGGAGATATACTCAAAGCTTATCAAGCATACATTTTGGCGTGCCCTTTCAAGAGAATGTCAAACATCTTTGCTGACAAGTCAATTGGGAGACTAACTAAAGGAGCAAGATGTATTCACATAATTGATTTTGGTATCGCCTATGGGTTTCAATGGCCCTGCTTAATTCAGGGTCTCTCACTCAGACCAGGTGGACCTCCAAAACTTCGCATTACAGGAATAGACCTTCCCCAACCAGGTTTTCAACCAACAGAAAGAGTTGAGGAGACTGGGCGTAGGCTTGCATATTACTGCAAGAAATTCAATGTCCCTTTTGAATATCATGCCATAGCAAAAAGGTGGGAAACCATCCAACTGGAGGATCTGAAGATTGGCAAAGGTGAAACGATTGTAGTTAATTGCTTGTACAGGCTAAGACATATTCCAGATGAGACAGCAGAAGGCAGCACAGCCAGGGACGATGTTCTGAACTTGATCAAGAAAATAAATCCTGATTTTTTTGTCCATGGAGTCACTAATGGAACATACAATGTCCCATTTTTCGTTACGCGCTTTCGAGAGGCACTACATCATTTCTCTTCTCTGTTTGATATGCTTGAGAAGACCGTACCGCAAAGTGATCAGGATAGAATGCTGTTCGAGAAAGAAGTCCTTGGAAGGGACTCTATGAATGTTATAGCATGTGAAGGTTCTCAAAGGATTGAAAGGCCCGAAACATACAAGCAATGGCACGTTAGGAATCAGAGGGCTGGGTTTAGTCAGCTCCCACTGAACCAGGATATTGTAAGAGAAGTTAGGGCCAAGGTGAAATTGCAGTACCACAAAGATTTTCTGGTTGATGAAGATGGACACTGGATACTACAAGGTTGGAAAGGGCGAGTTTTTTATGCACTCTCTTGTTGGAAGCCTATTCAAGactga
- the LOC113771917 gene encoding scarecrow-like protein 30, translated as MDTLFRADGYSNFGNEFLQPDFDSQHSLSEGNLVNDCQLDHLLNNVTGPSNLSSLPDDISATQCELEDCTVERDYFDGVFKYLQQMLMDEEDLVDKHCMLQDCLAFQSAEKSFYEVLNENHPSSLGSSPSALDNFAEIWPNDVNDPVVSHHTFQSNFQLTTPAESSDLSVHCLVDPCLSPSQTLQSSTEMNSTVVAAGEKSSNDRSKKKNARRDPEGGDHDKDERPSKQLASHTDEIDNMEDYDDALLCPARNPNFYGESPARGGTECPEIEGRKKQQYVPPTTAKRGRPRASQKQDSIREVVDLRDLLTRCAQATASYDSWIANELLKQIRQHSSPYGDPTERLAHCFANALEARIAGTGAALYSALTAKRTPAADVLRAYQAYMEICPFQRMSNAFANKSIGRLTSKVTRIHIIDFGILYGFQWPCFIQGISLRPGGPPKLRITGIDLPQPGFRPAERIEETGRRLENYAKRFSVPFEFNAIAKRWDTITTEDLVIDKDEILVVNCLYRLRNVPDETVVPSSPRDAVMNLIRKINPDIFVHGVLNGMYSAPFFLTRFKEALYHFSSLFDMFEATLPREDLNRSMFEREVIGRDVMNVIACEGTERVERPETYKQWQVRNQRAGFRQLPLNKEIIREVRAKVKSSYNRHFLVDEDSDWMLQGWKGRVIYALSCWKPAGL; from the coding sequence ATGGATACCCTTTTTCGAGCTGATGGTTACTCCAATTTTGGGAATGAATTCCTACAGCCTGACTTTGATTCACAGCATTCACTGTCTGAAGGAAATCTTGTGAATGATTGCCAACTTGATCACCTGCTCAACAATGTCACAGGCCCTTCAAATTTGTCATCACTCCCTGATGATATCAGTGCAACTCAATGTGAACTGGAGGATTGTACAGTTGAACGCGATTACTTTGATGGGGTCTTCAAGTATCTGCAACAGATGCTTATGGACGAGGAGGACTTGGTGGATAAGCATTGTATGTTACAGGACTGCTTGGCTTTCCAATCTGCTGAGAAATCCTTCTATGAAGTTCTAAATGAGAACCACCCTTCTTCCCTTGGCAGCTCTCCAAGCGCACTAGACAATTTTGCTGAAATCTGGCCTAATGATGTGAATGATCCTGTTGTTTCTCATCACACCTTTCAGTCGAATTTTCAGCTAACCACCCCTGCTGAAAGTTCAGATCTTAGTGTTCATTGCCTAGTGGACCCTTGTCTTAGTCCTTCCCAGACTCTACAATCCTCTACTGAAATGAATAGCACTGTAGTTGCTGCTGGGGAGAAATCATCAAATGATCGGTCCAAGAAGAAGAACGCTAGACGTGATCCTGAAGGTGGTGATCACGACAAAGATGAGCGTCCTAGCAAGCAGCTAGCAAGTCACAcggatgaaattgataatatGGAGGATTATGATGATGCACTGCTCTGTCCTGCCAGAAACCCCAACTTTTATGGTGAATCTCCAGCAAGAGGTGGAACAGAATGTCCAGAGATTGAGGGAAGAAAGAAACAGCAATACGTTCCACCAACAACAGCCAAAAGAGGAAGGCCACGTGCAAGTCAGAAGCAAGACAGCATAAGGGAAGTAGTTGATCTAAGGGACCTTCTAACCAGATGTGCACAGGCGACTGCAAGCTATGATAGTTGGATTGCAAATGAATTGCTGAAGCAAATTAGGCAGCACTCTTCTCCTTATGGCGATCCTACTGAGAGATTGGCTCATTGTTTTGCCAATGCTCTCGAGGCACGTATTGCAGGGACGGGGGCAGCACTCTATTCAGCATTGACTGCTAAGAGAACACCAGCTGCAGATGTTCTTAGAGCTTATCAGGCTTATATGGAAATTTGCCCATTCCAAAGAATGTCTAACGCTTTTGCTAACAAGTCTATTGGCAGACTAACAAGCAAAGTAACAAGGATTCACATCATTGATTTTGGTATACTATATGGTTTCCAATGGCCATGTTTCATTCAGGGAATCTCCCTTAGGCCTGGAGGGCCACCGAAGCTCAGAATCACCGGGATTGATCTTCCACAACCAGGTTTTCGGCCAGCAGAGAGAATAGAGGAGACAGGACGTCGCCTAGAAAATTATGCCAAGAGATTTAGCGTCCCTTTTGAGTTCAATGCCATCGCAAAAAGATGGGATACTATTACTACAGAGGATCTTGTAATTGACAAGGATGAAATACTAGTCGTTAATTGTTTGTACAGGCTAAGAAATGTGCCTGATGAGACCGTAGTACCGAGCAGCCCGAGGGACGCTGTAATGAACTTGATCAGAAAAATCAACCCTGATATTTTTGTCCATGGAGTTCTTAATGGGATGTACAGTGCACCATTCTTCCTCACACGGTTCAAAGAGGCTCTATACCACTTCTCTTCTCTGTTTGATATGTTTGAGGCCACGCTACCGCGCGAAGATCTAAACAGGTCAATGTTCGAGAGAGAGGTCATTGGAAGGGATGTGATGAATGTTATAGCTTGTGAAGGTACTGAAAGAGTTGAAAGGCCAGAAACATACAAGCAGTGGCAGGTTCGGAATCAGAGAGCTGGATTCAGGCAGCTGCCCTTGAACAAAGAAATCATTAGAGAAGTCAGGGCTAAAGTGAAATCATCTTACAACAGACATTTTCTGGTGGATGAAGATAGTGATTGGATGCTGCAGGGCTGGAAGGGTAGAGTCATCTATGCTCTCTCTTGTTGGAAACCTGCAGGCTTATAA
- the LOC113782797 gene encoding UPF0051 protein ABCI8, chloroplastic encodes MASLLANGISSFSPQSLAEPPKISKGFLFRIPKLSPNHVKVQQSSRMVRIRADVSYEPKTTMDAPGKDSSTSTSSDEDDPLQKFLRREYKWGFSQEIDSFSIPKGLSEETIRLISSRKKEPDWMLEFRLKSYDKFGRMKEPKWSDNKYAPIDFQDICYYSEPKKKPTLNSLDEADPELIRYFDRLGVPLNERNRLANVAVDAVLDSVSIATTHRKTLEKAGVIFCSISEAIKEYPDLVRKYLGRVVPPDDNFYASLNSAVFSDGSFVYVPKNTRCPMQISTYFRINAMETGQFERTLIVADEGSFVEYLEGCTAPSYDTNQLHAAVVELYCHEGAEIKYSTVQNWYAGDEEGKGGIFNFVTKRGLCAGARSKISWTQVETGSAITWKYPSVVLEGDESVGEFYSVALTNNYQQADTGTKMIHKGKNTRSRIISKGISAGNSRNCYRGLVQVMSNADNARNSSQCDSMLIGDNAAANTYPYIQTKNPGARIEHEATTSKIGEDQLFYFQQRGIEYEKAMAAMISGFCRDVFNELPDEFGAEVNQLMSLKLEGSVG; translated from the exons ATGGCTTCTCTTCTTGCAAATGGAATTTCTAGCTTTTCTCCACAATCCCTTGCAGAACCACCAAAGATTTCAAAAGGGTTTCTGTTTCGGATCCCAAAATTGTCCCCAAATCATGTAAAGGTTCAGCAAAGTTCAAGAATGGTCAGAATTAGAGCTGATGTGAGCTATGAGCCAAAGACCACCATGGATGCTCCAGGTAAAGATTCCTCTACTTCAACCTCATCTGATGAAGATGACCCACTTCAGAAATTCTTGAGAAGAGAATATAAATGGGGTTTTAGTCAAGAAATAGATTCATTTTCAATTCCGAAAGGGCTATCGGAGGAAACTATTAGGTTGATTTCTTCAAGGAAAAAAGAACCTGATTGGATGCTTGAGTTTAGATTGAAGTCTTATGATAAATTTGGTAGGATGAAGGAGCCTAAGTGGTCTGATAATAAATACGCTCCGATTGATTTTCAAGATATCTGTTATTATTCTGAGCCCAAAAAGAAACCAACTTTGAACAGTCTTGATGAGGCTGACCCTGAGCTTATTAGGTACTTTGATAGATTGGGTGTGCCTTTGAATGAAAGGAATAGATTGGCTAATGTTGCTGTGGATGCTGTATTGGATAGTGTTTCTATTGCCACTACTCATAGGAAGACATTAGAGAAGGCTGGTGTGATATTTTGCTCTATTTCTGAGGCTATTAAGGAGTATCCTGATTTGGTTAGGAAGTATTTGGGGAGAGTCGTGCCTCCAGATGATAATTTTTATGCTTCTCTGAATTCAGCTGTTTTTAGTGATGGATCATTTGTGTACGTGCCAAAAAACACTAGATGTCCGATGCAGATATCTACGTACTTTAGGATAAATGCAATGGAAACAGGGCAGTTTGAGAGAACGTTGATTGTTGCAGATGAAGGGAGTTTTGTGGAGTATTTGGAGGGCTGTACAGCTCCTTCTTATGATACGAATCAATTACATGCTGCTGTTGTCGAGTTGTATTGTCATGAGGGCGCAGAGATTAAGTATTCCACGGTGCAGAATTGGTATGCGGGTGATGAAGAAGGGAAAGGTGGCATATTTAATTTTGTTACCAAGAGGGGACTTTGTGCAGGGGCTCGCTCAAAGATTTCGTGGACACAAGTGGAGACGGGGTCAGCAATTACTTGGAAGTATCCCAGTGTTGTTTTAGAGGGAGATGAATCAGTGGGTGAGTTTTATTCTGTGGCATTAACCAATAACTATCAGCAGGCAGATACGGGGACAAAGATGATACACAAAGGGAAGAATACTAGGAGTAGGATAATTTCCAAAGGTATTTCTGctggaaattcaagaaactGTTATCGAGGTCTGGTTCAGGTTATGTCAAATGCAGATAATGCAAGAAACTCCTCGCAATGTGACTCAATGCTTATTGGTGATAATGCAGCTGCTAACACATATCCCTACATCCAG ACAAAGAATCCCGGTGCCCGCATTGAGCATGAAGCAACAACATCCAAAATTGGTGAAGATCAGCTGTTCTACTTTCAGCAAAGAGGAATTGAATATGAGAAAGCAATGGCAGCAATGATTTCTGGATTCTGTCGTGATGTTTTCAATGAGCTACCTGACGAATTTGGCGCAGAGGTGAACCAGCTGATGAGTTTGAAGCTTGAAGGATCTGTTGGTTAG